A single Lolium perenne isolate Kyuss_39 chromosome 6, Kyuss_2.0, whole genome shotgun sequence DNA region contains:
- the LOC127310097 gene encoding uncharacterized protein, protein MASLPPLPEDGEVEERAVVDDVNQETPSFVNEPADSRKSAGSTEKDAASEDTTSAQSPPPAVSPKSKRKRSNAEDSGTSKPEETAPAPQKATYDPYIESIISSDDEETPTLDVAARTSTSHTLVISEKPVEGEESSPPQQNVNTSTPPSSPRAPSPKRARVEKIVDPAPQLGSSSTLLLDDPMIKELLRIGSQFVGYREYAA, encoded by the exons atggcctcccttcctcctcttcctgaggatggagaggtcgaagaaagagccgttgtcgatgatgtcaaccaggagaccccctcttttgtgaatgaacccgcagattctcgaaaatctgcgggatctactgagaaggatgctgcctctgaagatacaacatcagcgcaatctcctcctcctgctgtttctccgaagagcaaaaggaaaaggagcaatgccgaagattccgggacctcgaaacccgaagaaactgctcctgcacctcaaaaagcaacttatgatccatacatcgagagtatcatcagctc tgatgatgaagaaacaccaactttagatgtggctgctcgaacgagcacgtcacatactttagttatttcagaaaaaccagttgaaggggaggaatcgtcgcctcctcaacaaaatgttaatacatctactcctccttcgagcccccgtgccccttcaccaaaaagggcacgggttgaaaagattgttgatcctgcccctcagttgggcagttcgtcgactctgctcttagatgat ccaatgatcaaagagcttcttcggatcgggtcccaatttgttgggtaccgtgaatatgccgcctga